Proteins encoded by one window of Chryseobacterium foetidum:
- a CDS encoding HNH endonuclease codes for MINHTKLTFIHLKDGDYATIISIETLPHYEKVYNFDIEDNENYYVTEDGILVHNGYASAEELQKVKDRSFNGVEATPNGGLKYANSDALYPVKPGQKNTLPIQYSGDYKTDFEAASLAALGQKSTPKGYVWHHLDDYDPVTNTGTMQLVKQQAHNGISHVGGCSQYKAATGNSYTFKTW; via the coding sequence ATGATTAACCATACAAAGCTTACTTTCATACATTTAAAAGATGGAGATTACGCTACGATTATCAGCATTGAAACCTTGCCTCATTACGAAAAAGTGTATAATTTTGATATTGAGGATAATGAGAATTATTATGTGACTGAGGATGGAATTTTGGTGCATAATGGGTATGCTAGTGCAGAGGAACTCCAAAAAGTAAAAGATAGAAGTTTTAATGGAGTAGAAGCAACGCCTAATGGTGGATTAAAGTATGCAAATAGTGACGCACTGTATCCTGTAAAGCCAGGACAAAAAAATACATTACCTATACAATATTCTGGAGATTATAAGACGGATTTCGAAGCTGCAAGTTTGGCAGCTTTAGGGCAAAAAAGTACACCAAAAGGATATGTGTGGCATCATTTAGATGATTATGATCCGGTAACTAATACAGGAACCATGCAATTGGTGAAGCAACAGGCTCATAACGGAATTTCGCATGTTGGAGGTTGTAGCCAGTATAAAGCCGCTACAGGTAATTCCTATACATTTAAAACTTGGTAA
- a CDS encoding HNH endonuclease, which produces MTENGILVHNGCKPRSPSSTNKKIDHSKTINHPDGSTTYTDINGDSVTYNSAGYPDFSPHAIDEVSPVTGMNGKYSHDEALANAAAGYTETPAGYVWHHVEDGLTMQLVPKSINGNFPHTGGASGLRDGTLP; this is translated from the coding sequence GTGACTGAGAATGGGATTTTGGTGCATAATGGGTGTAAACCAAGAAGCCCTTCATCTACAAACAAAAAAATTGATCATTCCAAAACAATCAATCATCCTGATGGTAGTACAACTTATACAGATATTAACGGAGATTCTGTCACTTATAATTCTGCAGGTTATCCAGATTTTTCGCCACATGCAATTGATGAAGTTAGTCCAGTAACAGGTATGAATGGAAAGTATTCACATGACGAAGCTTTAGCTAATGCAGCTGCAGGTTACACGGAAACTCCAGCAGGATATGTTTGGCATCATGTCGAAGATGGATTAACAATGCAATTAGTTCCTAAATCAATTAACGGTAATTTTCCACATACCGGAGGAGCCTCTGGTCTAAGAGATGGAACTTTGCCTTAA
- a CDS encoding PAAR-like protein, whose amino-acid sequence MWLAAGGLAAPALLAVAVTATSTAGVVIGAVGAVGALAYGFYREAHDCDATLESNWESFHTNVLFQDKNALLNSSFMACSVGGKITLIVDDAIAQQAADFISNNNAKEITAQALSKFGAGLIGGLTGGANIPGMLIAIGCDIKFEDGENSTYDMDKFKSETGETITEESIGLGADAIEESSEMYSITQHNQAVTREMTQYSTDAINAGIAGDSSRQASRELAADIASRSFRDYGWKNALKGVGLGLGGAVVGFALEQSVNVYENSLQDETFAKADDLELLDRKNNIEVIANKK is encoded by the coding sequence ATGTGGTTGGCTGCCGGGGGGCTTGCTGCCCCTGCACTTTTGGCGGTAGCTGTTACTGCTACTTCTACAGCTGGTGTTGTGATAGGTGCAGTGGGTGCAGTGGGTGCTCTTGCATACGGATTTTATAGAGAAGCTCACGATTGCGATGCAACACTAGAATCAAATTGGGAAAGTTTTCATACCAATGTATTATTTCAGGACAAAAATGCATTGCTGAACAGTTCTTTTATGGCATGCAGTGTTGGCGGTAAAATTACATTGATTGTCGATGATGCTATTGCTCAGCAGGCAGCAGACTTTATCAGTAATAATAATGCTAAGGAAATAACAGCTCAGGCGCTCAGTAAATTTGGTGCCGGATTGATTGGTGGTTTAACAGGGGGAGCAAATATTCCCGGAATGCTGATAGCTATCGGATGTGATATTAAATTTGAAGACGGTGAAAATTCGACTTATGATATGGACAAATTTAAATCTGAAACCGGAGAAACTATCACTGAAGAAAGTATAGGGCTGGGTGCAGATGCCATTGAAGAAAGCAGTGAAATGTATAGTATTACACAGCATAATCAGGCGGTAACACGTGAGATGACGCAATATAGCACTGATGCCATTAATGCTGGGATTGCAGGTGATTCTTCGCGACAGGCAAGCCGGGAACTGGCAGCAGATATTGCATCCCGCTCATTCAGAGACTACGGTTGGAAGAATGCATTGAAAGGTGTAGGACTTGGTCTAGGCGGAGCGGTTGTGGGCTTTGCTTTAGAGCAATCAGTGAATGTTTATGAGAATAGTTTGCAAGATGAAACGTTTGCAAAAGCAGATGATTTAGAACTGTTAGATAGAAAGAACAATATTGAAGTCATTGCTAATAAAAAATAA
- a CDS encoding SMI1/KNR4 family protein, with amino-acid sequence MEFEQTEQQITGFEILEFEKTNEINLPKDFVEHYLSYNGGYPPYEYVKGVKNIFTINGFNSIKYGSLPIEQIIADYKKSGIIFEKKIPFAYDNGGNVFLISENGEIHIIEAEFLEDKNYILVSESFTDFINSFYNE; translated from the coding sequence ATGGAATTTGAACAGACAGAGCAACAAATAACTGGATTTGAGATTTTAGAATTTGAAAAAACAAATGAGATTAATCTTCCTAAAGATTTTGTAGAACATTATCTGAGTTATAATGGTGGTTACCCACCTTACGAGTACGTAAAAGGAGTGAAAAATATCTTTACAATTAATGGTTTTAATTCAATAAAGTATGGTTCTTTGCCTATCGAACAAATTATTGCAGACTATAAAAAAAGCGGAATCATTTTCGAAAAAAAAATTCCATTTGCATATGATAATGGTGGGAATGTTTTCCTAATATCTGAGAATGGAGAAATACATATTATTGAAGCTGAATTCTTAGAAGATAAAAATTACATTTTAGTCTCCGAATCGTTTACAGATTTTATAAATTCTTTTTATAATGAATAA
- a CDS encoding type VI secretion system Vgr family protein → MFKDNKSAKITVPKGVEPSSEIENIKDTVTSQAVDKTNEKLQKVGGKAQKVSQKFSQAQSAAGTASAASGMFMNQPLLPENKAVANDKLWSNQPTSKILNAGSISTSQILGINRVVKLEVVVEGYTIAHFKHFTLKQSAVKHHQFSLTLAHDSLGNAENYQLGEAQNFLGKRLTVIFKYKDVEGGPERNFVGVITEVGFSQEKGSLGNIVLKGYSPTVLLDAAPHIQSFGGAQEISLNRIADQVIKEAFSSNKFDFRVDAQYGNVSYSSQYEETHYNYLARIAEAYGEQFFYDGEVLHFGKLPPQEKPVKLVYGSSVSDVSITMKAQHVNPTFYGYNSSKNEKLTTGKSSISHASDIAKRAYDISQKTFTTPSLRVAPIKAASFTDIDASQKGTAGSKASDVFVTSGNTTVPFLYPGCAADIEMRKNDSSETAYFTKLLITDVTHEVDARGYYTGTFEAIAADSGYLPRPEFESPKAEAQFAKVTENADPKNQGRVKVQFDWQSGSDTSEFIRVMTPDAGGSDKVSKNRGFMAIPEIGDQVVVNFVHQHPDRPFVMGGMFHGGVGGGGGAGNNIKSLSSRSGNKLELDDGAGSVFLTDQGGANMKFDGAGNATFNANNNDTKTIGNNKSLEVGNNNKISAGTTNVINVGGKGGGAANSMFSMDSAGNISLECDTNVTIKTGSSSITLKSDGTIILSGKIIGIGAEGIGLAATEGIDLSSPANHIGGGQTKIDGGDAFIN, encoded by the coding sequence ATGTTCAAAGACAATAAATCTGCAAAAATAACAGTTCCAAAAGGTGTAGAACCGTCTTCGGAGATTGAGAATATTAAAGATACTGTAACATCACAGGCTGTTGATAAAACCAACGAGAAGCTACAGAAGGTGGGTGGTAAAGCTCAGAAAGTCAGTCAGAAATTTTCTCAGGCTCAGTCTGCGGCGGGTACGGCATCAGCAGCATCAGGAATGTTTATGAACCAGCCTTTGCTACCGGAAAATAAAGCTGTTGCAAATGATAAATTATGGTCAAATCAGCCGACCTCCAAAATTCTTAATGCAGGCTCAATCTCTACAAGTCAGATTTTGGGAATCAACAGAGTGGTAAAACTGGAAGTTGTAGTAGAGGGATATACCATCGCACACTTCAAGCATTTCACCCTGAAACAAAGCGCTGTAAAACATCATCAGTTCAGCCTTACTCTTGCTCATGACAGCCTGGGCAACGCAGAAAATTACCAGCTCGGCGAGGCTCAGAATTTTTTAGGAAAGAGACTTACTGTTATTTTTAAATATAAGGATGTTGAAGGTGGTCCCGAAAGAAACTTTGTCGGTGTCATTACAGAAGTAGGTTTTAGTCAGGAAAAAGGCAGTCTGGGAAATATTGTATTGAAAGGATACAGCCCGACGGTGCTTCTTGATGCAGCCCCACACATCCAAAGCTTTGGTGGTGCACAGGAAATAAGTCTTAACAGAATTGCAGATCAGGTCATTAAAGAAGCCTTCAGTTCCAATAAATTTGATTTCAGAGTAGATGCTCAGTATGGCAATGTTTCCTACAGCTCTCAATACGAAGAAACGCATTACAACTATCTTGCAAGAATTGCAGAAGCTTATGGCGAGCAGTTTTTCTATGACGGCGAAGTGCTGCATTTCGGGAAACTTCCTCCTCAGGAAAAACCTGTAAAACTCGTATACGGAAGCAGCGTGAGTGATGTAAGCATTACCATGAAAGCGCAGCACGTAAATCCTACCTTTTATGGCTATAATAGTAGTAAAAATGAAAAACTGACAACAGGAAAATCTTCAATTTCGCATGCGTCAGATATTGCAAAAAGAGCATACGATATTTCACAGAAAACTTTTACAACACCTTCCCTTAGAGTTGCACCTATTAAAGCAGCATCATTTACTGATATTGATGCCTCCCAGAAAGGAACTGCCGGAAGTAAAGCTTCAGATGTATTTGTTACTTCGGGGAATACTACGGTTCCGTTTCTGTATCCCGGCTGTGCTGCTGATATCGAAATGCGTAAAAATGACAGCAGCGAAACAGCATATTTCACAAAATTACTGATTACCGATGTCACACATGAGGTAGATGCCAGAGGTTACTACACCGGGACTTTTGAAGCCATCGCAGCAGACAGCGGTTACCTTCCAAGACCCGAATTTGAAAGTCCTAAAGCCGAAGCTCAGTTTGCAAAAGTCACAGAAAATGCCGATCCAAAAAATCAGGGCAGGGTGAAAGTTCAGTTTGACTGGCAAAGCGGTTCAGATACTTCAGAGTTTATCCGCGTAATGACTCCGGACGCCGGTGGAAGCGATAAGGTAAGTAAAAACAGAGGATTTATGGCGATTCCCGAAATTGGTGATCAGGTAGTTGTTAATTTCGTTCATCAGCATCCAGACAGACCTTTTGTAATGGGAGGAATGTTTCATGGTGGGGTTGGCGGTGGCGGCGGTGCCGGGAATAATATCAAAAGTTTAAGCAGCCGAAGTGGTAATAAACTGGAACTGGATGATGGTGCAGGTTCGGTATTCCTTACCGATCAGGGCGGTGCCAATATGAAATTTGATGGTGCTGGAAATGCGACTTTTAATGCCAATAATAATGATACAAAAACTATTGGAAATAATAAAAGTCTGGAAGTGGGAAACAATAATAAAATCTCTGCTGGAACTACAAATGTAATTAATGTGGGAGGAAAAGGCGGAGGTGCTGCCAACTCTATGTTTTCGATGGATAGTGCAGGAAATATTTCTTTGGAGTGTGATACTAATGTTACAATAAAAACAGGATCAAGTTCTATCACACTCAAATCTGATGGTACTATTATTTTAAGTGGAAAAATTATAGGAATTGGCGCGGAGGGAATTGGTTTGGCAGCAACTGAAGGTATTGATCTTAGTTCACCTGCTAATCATATTGGAGGAGGTCAAACCAAAATTGATGGTGGTGATGCTTTTATAAACTAA
- a CDS encoding DUF6707 family protein — protein sequence MENTFEKIRHTFENRKPFIDIFRNFDKNDLNDPETLKNLMMAAYSYYFIGDLNSMEQIFDLLHQMKFDGDYNKWTWVEGIILLKLFIDDFKNEKLKDKILATLDYGNDESLNKIKNKAFQRRLLGQLLNKSKVKEAENKNDENLIVASIIPYLKELFFIKSFKELEKSENDNLKSEISENIIKVKDLL from the coding sequence ATGGAAAATACTTTTGAAAAGATTAGGCATACGTTTGAAAATAGAAAGCCTTTCATTGACATATTTCGAAATTTTGATAAGAATGATTTAAATGACCCGGAAACGTTAAAAAATCTAATGATGGCAGCGTATAGCTACTATTTCATAGGAGATTTAAATTCGATGGAACAAATTTTTGATTTATTACATCAAATGAAATTTGATGGAGATTACAATAAATGGACTTGGGTTGAAGGGATTATCTTGTTAAAGTTATTTATTGATGATTTTAAAAATGAAAAGTTAAAAGATAAAATTTTAGCTACATTAGATTATGGAAACGATGAATCCTTAAATAAAATAAAAAATAAAGCTTTCCAGAGAAGGCTTTTGGGACAGTTATTAAATAAGAGTAAGGTTAAAGAAGCTGAAAATAAAAATGATGAAAATTTAATTGTAGCATCAATAATCCCGTACTTAAAAGAACTGTTTTTTATTAAATCCTTCAAGGAATTAGAGAAGTCTGAAAATGATAATTTAAAAAGTGAAATTTCGGAAAATATTATAAAGGTAAAAGATCTTTTATAG
- the tssD gene encoding type VI secretion system tube protein TssD, whose amino-acid sequence MALNSRGILKFNGGEGQKLLKMNYSVSRSTDVSGRVASDPSNALIRVTVEATEKSDILESLLNGKYKPTSGEITFNKSHEEGTLITLNWENGYVIQHEVAFDGTDENSMYVSFVISAEQINYGNSAYEGLWPSA is encoded by the coding sequence ATGGCACTTAATTCAAGAGGAATCTTAAAATTCAACGGAGGCGAAGGACAGAAACTTTTAAAAATGAACTACAGCGTTTCAAGATCTACGGATGTTTCAGGACGTGTGGCTTCAGATCCTTCGAACGCATTAATCAGAGTAACTGTGGAAGCTACAGAAAAATCTGACATTCTTGAGTCTTTACTGAACGGAAAATACAAACCAACCAGCGGAGAGATCACTTTCAACAAGTCTCACGAAGAAGGTACATTGATTACTTTGAACTGGGAAAACGGTTACGTAATTCAACACGAAGTCGCTTTCGACGGAACAGACGAAAACTCAATGTATGTAAGCTTCGTGATCAGTGCAGAGCAGATCAATTATGGTAATTCTGCTTACGAAGGTCTTTGGCCGTCGGCATAG
- a CDS encoding polymorphic toxin-type HINT domain-containing protein, whose amino-acid sequence MADEQYLTEKHYVVCDKGMSPKKMKVTSQDFVTFSGDKAATELDTLKGNNFICLGKTAFIAGAVAGIAVGICAMIPGPGWLVAAIIAAAILAAVAIGALKCKAAAATRVWTETAQQFSIQDKKALTLSSIMMCPAEGGMITPKETAWEAWGSAALTNLGHVANFAFGFLAGRGAVGMVGGAAGATTAAGVTGARQTAMTFGREFGKQFANTARKELIEQFTFKGFKNASLFCKTMRGLGIGGAYYEQYNIWSSDKSAIEKLQESGVSLILGIFAAKGATLVCFPAGTKVHTQNGLANIEDLYEGDFVLTFNEETKQEEYKPILTKHERYTQHMLSMELPTGEFVRVTPEHRFFCNDEWIEAGSLKAGDLLHLKGGDYTTVISIETLPHYEKVYNFDIEGNENYYVTKDGILVHNGYKPKATVREVDELTHDLEISISKSDYPETAAHIEDAIKNGHPDLITIDRTMADANRAASLDGIPTKPGFDRDEWPMAMFTEGGDGASVRYINPSDNRGAGSAIGNGLRKYPDGTIVKIIITD is encoded by the coding sequence ATGGCAGACGAACAATATCTTACCGAAAAACATTATGTTGTTTGTGACAAAGGGATGTCTCCTAAAAAGATGAAAGTCACAAGCCAGGATTTCGTTACGTTCAGTGGGGATAAAGCAGCCACAGAGCTTGATACCCTGAAAGGCAATAATTTTATCTGTTTGGGCAAAACAGCATTTATAGCAGGAGCCGTTGCGGGAATTGCTGTGGGAATCTGTGCAATGATTCCTGGTCCGGGATGGCTGGTTGCGGCAATTATTGCAGCAGCTATCTTAGCAGCAGTTGCGATAGGAGCTCTGAAATGTAAAGCAGCAGCAGCCACGAGAGTTTGGACTGAAACAGCTCAGCAATTTTCAATACAGGATAAAAAAGCGCTGACATTATCGTCAATCATGATGTGCCCTGCAGAAGGAGGAATGATTACACCAAAAGAAACTGCATGGGAAGCCTGGGGAAGTGCTGCCCTCACCAATCTTGGTCACGTAGCCAATTTTGCTTTCGGATTTCTTGCCGGTCGTGGAGCTGTAGGAATGGTGGGAGGTGCCGCCGGAGCCACCACAGCAGCCGGAGTAACGGGAGCACGACAAACTGCTATGACTTTCGGGCGTGAATTTGGTAAACAGTTTGCCAATACGGCAAGAAAAGAATTAATTGAGCAGTTTACTTTTAAAGGTTTTAAAAATGCCTCACTCTTCTGTAAAACCATGCGTGGACTGGGAATTGGAGGAGCATACTATGAGCAGTACAATATTTGGAGCAGCGATAAAAGCGCCATTGAAAAATTACAGGAGAGTGGAGTAAGTCTTATATTAGGAATTTTTGCAGCAAAAGGTGCAACATTGGTATGCTTTCCTGCAGGAACAAAAGTTCATACCCAAAATGGATTGGCTAATATTGAAGATTTATATGAAGGAGATTTCGTACTCACTTTCAATGAAGAAACAAAACAAGAGGAATACAAACCGATTCTTACAAAACACGAAAGATATACGCAGCACATGCTCTCCATGGAATTACCAACCGGAGAATTTGTTCGTGTTACTCCCGAGCACCGTTTTTTTTGCAATGATGAATGGATAGAAGCGGGAAGTCTGAAAGCAGGAGATTTATTACATTTAAAAGGTGGCGATTATACTACAGTTATCAGCATAGAAACCTTGCCTCATTACGAAAAAGTTTATAATTTTGATATTGAAGGCAATGAGAATTATTATGTAACCAAAGACGGGATCTTGGTGCATAATGGATATAAACCAAAAGCCACTGTTAGGGAAGTTGATGAGTTAACTCACGATTTAGAAATTAGCATAAGTAAGTCCGATTATCCTGAAACCGCAGCACATATTGAGGATGCAATAAAGAATGGTCATCCTGATTTAATAACAATAGACAGAACAATGGCTGATGCAAACAGAGCTGCATCATTGGATGGAATTCCTACAAAACCTGGTTTTGACAGAGATGAATGGCCAATGGCCATGTTTACTGAAGGAGGTGATGGTGCAAGTGTAAGATACATAAATCCTTCAGACAATAGGGGTGCAGGAAGTGCTATTGGAAATGGATTACGAAAATATCCCGATGGAACAATAGTTAAAATAATAATTACAGATTAA
- a CDS encoding Imm30 family immunity protein, with the protein MRTEETILQQLIDNRLMSNNEEIDNYQDALDSLFVKEDHHSIGKLFNGFLDATENDEVMFSTVHAIEYFSKTMGLEKYILYVIPFLKKLDNDSYDWAETFFLRIINNDESFKMLINNIQSLKKIDLQFIEKLSKGLIKRNPEKFSIKCNIILDKLQY; encoded by the coding sequence ATGAGAACAGAAGAAACTATATTGCAACAACTTATTGATAATAGGTTGATGAGCAACAACGAAGAGATAGATAATTATCAAGATGCTCTAGACAGTCTTTTTGTAAAAGAAGATCATCATTCAATAGGTAAATTATTTAATGGATTTTTAGATGCTACTGAAAATGATGAAGTGATGTTTTCAACAGTGCATGCTATTGAGTATTTCTCCAAAACAATGGGTTTGGAAAAATATATTTTATATGTTATCCCATTTTTAAAAAAATTAGATAATGATTCTTATGATTGGGCAGAAACATTTTTTCTGAGAATAATAAACAATGATGAATCTTTTAAGATGCTAATTAATAACATTCAATCGTTAAAAAAAATAGACCTCCAATTTATAGAAAAACTAAGTAAAGGACTAATTAAAAGAAACCCAGAAAAATTTAGCATAAAATGCAACATTATTCTAGACAAGCTTCAATATTAG
- the tssD gene encoding type VI secretion system tube protein TssD: MALNSRGILKFNGGEGQKLLKLNYSVSRSTDVSGRVASDPSNAIIKVTVEATEKSDILESLLNGKYKPTTGEITFNKSHEEGTLITLNWENGYVIQHAVDFDATDENSMYISFVITAEKINYGNSAYEGLWPTV, encoded by the coding sequence ATGGCACTTAATTCAAGAGGAATCTTAAAATTCAACGGAGGCGAAGGACAGAAATTATTAAAGCTGAACTACAGCGTATCGAGATCTACAGACGTTTCAGGACGTGTAGCTTCAGATCCTTCCAATGCAATCATCAAAGTAACCGTGGAAGCTACAGAAAAATCAGATATTCTGGAATCTCTGCTTAACGGAAAATACAAGCCAACAACAGGCGAAATTACTTTCAACAAATCTCACGAAGAAGGTACTTTGATCACTTTGAACTGGGAAAACGGTTACGTTATTCAGCACGCCGTTGATTTTGATGCCACAGACGAAAATTCAATGTACATAAGTTTCGTGATCACGGCAGAAAAAATCAATTATGGTAATTCTGCTTACGAAGGTCTTTGGCCAACGGTATAA
- a CDS encoding PoNi-like cognate immunity protein, translating into MGLFGNLFGLKNQQNINKKNEENEIPKEINELKSRDINQSSQYFYNFLERIKPNSDRILSAYAESKKSNNERGIKNSTRGLSEGIYTKPSIWYSMGVTIDKDWQVYYRDYIKYYQERINKDLINGSYQFSLKILSIGILLRIEKDVFKKISERYVEEGYEDYILDRLIHSQYPSHPISTELQFPAEIYIQKLAQILKSSSVQESETLAKESLEKYFYTKENLQTSYDSHKTDFYSGYWAWEIAAIVKILALDDSSFKDNQYYPYDMVHWLNKIK; encoded by the coding sequence ATGGGATTATTTGGTAATTTATTTGGTTTAAAAAATCAACAAAATATTAATAAGAAGAATGAGGAAAATGAGATTCCGAAAGAAATAAATGAATTGAAAAGTAGAGACATAAATCAGAGTTCACAATATTTTTATAACTTTCTGGAGAGAATAAAACCTAATAGTGATAGGATACTTAGTGCGTATGCGGAATCCAAAAAAAGTAATAATGAACGTGGAATCAAAAATAGTACAAGAGGTCTTAGTGAAGGGATATATACTAAACCGTCTATTTGGTATAGTATGGGAGTCACTATAGATAAAGATTGGCAAGTTTACTATAGAGATTATATAAAATACTACCAGGAACGTATCAATAAGGATTTAATTAATGGTTCATACCAATTTAGTTTAAAAATATTGTCTATAGGTATCTTACTAAGAATTGAGAAAGATGTTTTCAAGAAAATATCCGAACGGTATGTAGAAGAGGGTTATGAAGATTATATTTTAGACCGTTTAATACATTCTCAGTATCCATCACATCCCATTTCTACAGAATTGCAATTTCCAGCTGAAATTTATATTCAGAAGCTGGCTCAGATATTAAAATCTTCATCAGTACAGGAATCTGAAACTTTGGCAAAAGAATCATTAGAGAAGTATTTTTACACAAAAGAGAACCTTCAAACATCTTACGACAGCCATAAAACAGATTTTTATTCCGGGTATTGGGCATGGGAAATTGCTGCAATTGTAAAAATATTAGCATTGGACGATAGCAGTTTCAAAGATAATCAATACTATCCCTACGATATGGTACATTGGTTAAATAAAATAAAATAG
- the tssD gene encoding type VI secretion system tube protein TssD gives MALNSRGILKFNGGEGQKLLKLHYSVSRSTDVSGRVASDPSNAIIKVTVEATEKSDILESLLNGKYKPTTGEITFNKSHEEGTLITLNWENGYVIQHEVDFDGTDENSMYVSFVITAEKINYGNSAYEGLWPSS, from the coding sequence ATGGCACTCAATTCAAGAGGAATCTTAAAATTCAACGGCGGTGAAGGACAGAAATTACTGAAACTGCATTACAGTGTGTCAAGATCGACAGACGTTTCAGGACGTGTGGCATCAGATCCTTCCAATGCAATCATCAAAGTTACGGTAGAAGCAACAGAAAAATCTGATATTCTGGAATCTCTCCTTAACGGAAAATACAAACCTACCACAGGAGAAATTACTTTCAACAAATCTCACGAAGAAGGAACTTTAATTACTTTAAACTGGGAAAACGGTTACGTAATCCAGCATGAAGTAGATTTTGACGGTACAGACGAAAACTCAATGTACGTAAGTTTCGTAATCACAGCAGAAAAAATTAACTACGGAAACTCTGCGTACGAAGGGCTTTGGCCATCATCTTAA
- a CDS encoding SMI1/KNR4 family protein, whose amino-acid sequence MNKLVTLVELDKEVLIGKIKGFELRYDLELPISFKQLILDYNVCKPVKTFYKKNNLEFNLNYFFGISEDKYQSLSENYETYVNRMPDEIFPVGSIDGGDLLCMNKKSDELYYWFHETDDWGLEGVDKWPKKVAESIEEYTNQLILPELPSQQEIEIAKKNSRVKITPISVKIKNEQREKQGLPPLSFEEWEVLLNG is encoded by the coding sequence ATGAATAAATTAGTAACATTAGTAGAATTAGACAAAGAGGTCTTGATTGGAAAAATTAAGGGTTTTGAATTGAGATATGATTTGGAGCTTCCTATAAGCTTCAAGCAACTCATACTGGATTATAATGTCTGTAAGCCCGTTAAAACATTCTATAAAAAAAATAACCTTGAATTTAATCTAAATTATTTTTTTGGAATATCAGAAGATAAATACCAAAGTTTATCAGAGAATTACGAGACGTATGTAAATAGAATGCCTGATGAAATTTTTCCTGTAGGAAGTATAGATGGCGGAGATTTATTGTGTATGAACAAGAAGTCTGACGAGCTTTATTATTGGTTTCATGAAACTGATGATTGGGGACTTGAGGGAGTTGATAAATGGCCGAAAAAGGTTGCTGAAAGTATAGAAGAATATACAAACCAATTAATTTTACCTGAGCTTCCTTCTCAACAAGAGATTGAAATTGCAAAGAAGAATAGTAGAGTGAAGATTACACCAATTTCAGTAAAAATTAAAAATGAGCAGAGAGAGAAACAAGGTTTACCCCCTCTTTCTTTTGAAGAGTGGGAAGTACTATTAAATGGATAG